GTCGCGGCCTGCCGACACTGCGAGGGAAAATCCGCGAGGATTCGACCGACGCGGCTCGCGTCCGCTCCGCTCATCCGCCGCTCGTCAGGCGGTCGACCACCTTCAGCTCGATCGCCTGCTGCCACTCGCCGTCGGTGACCAGCTCCACGGGCCAGCACAGGAGGACGGCCAAGCCCTGGTAGATCCGCTCGAAGCCGGCCTCGGAGAGCGACACGGTCTCGACGGGCGCCCAGGCCGCGCGGGCCGGCTGACTCCAGCCAACCACGATCTCGGCGCCGATCCATTCGTCGACCAGCGAAAGCTCCAGGCGGCCGTCGGCATCGCCCCGGCTCGCCAACGAGGGACGGCCGGGAAGCTCCAGGTAGCGGCCGGGTGCGGCACCGGCCGTCAGCACGAGGTTCCACTGGACTCCCCAGCGCGCCGTCAAGCGCTCGCTTCCCCTCCAGCGGAGCCGGTAGACCACGCGAATGCGCGCTTCGGCCGGCGGCACGACGAGGTCCTTCTCCAGCTCGAGCGGCCATCCATGAACGCTCGGCGCCGACAGCCTGACCGTCACGCCGTCGCTCGACTCGGCAACCGTGGTCTCCATGCCCCAGTCGGCGAGCGTCAAGAGTCCACCATCCCAGGGATGCAGCGGATCCAGCACCGCGCCGGCCGGGAAGAGCCCGTCGAGGAGCGAGGCCCGCCTGAACCGGTCGTAGGCCAACAGCTCTCCGAGTCCCGCCTCCTTGGCCGCGGCGCGCTCGTGGATCGTCCGGACCCTGCCGGCAGTCTCGCCAGGACCGGTGGACCCGACCTGAGTGTGGTAGGTCTCCCGGCGCCGCGTGAGCACGTCGGCCAGATCCAGGCCCTTGGGGAGATAGGCGAGCTCGGTCACGCTTCCACCGGCCTCGGGGTTCACGACGAGCGAGAGCACGCGGGTCCGGATCGCCACCTCCACCCGGCCGTCGCCGTTCACGTCCTCGTGACGCCATCGGGAAGAGCTGATCCCCGTCGCCTCGCCGAGGAGCCGGTCGGCGGCGATGAGCGCCGACTTGGTCGCGCGCCTGAGGTGCGGCAGGTAGAGGCCGCCGAACACCCCGTGCCAGTACGCGTCGTTCCCCTGGCCCCGCCAGAGCTCGACGCGCGCCGCCGCGAGCCGCGGGTCGTCCGGCCGTGCGGCCGCGGCCGTGTGGATCGCGCGGGACAGGCGGAGCATCTTCCAGTAGCAGTCGTTGGCCTCCGGGTACTTCACCAGGAAGTTCCGCCAGAACCCTCCCCGGAGCCACCCCGCCACCGCCGCGCCGCCGGCCAGCGAGCCGAGCTGGGCCCGGATCGCGGCCAGACTGTCGCCGGCTTCCACGGGCAGCGCCCATTCTCCCATCTCCTGGTACGCCGCGCTGGGGAGATAGACGCGGCCGGCGGGCGGGAAACGATCGAGATACCGAGAGAAAGTGGTCAGCCTGAGCCAGTCGGCCGACGCCAGCGTCTCGAAGAAGCGCAGGAGCCATCCCTCCTCGTAGACGAGGCGATGGGTCCCCGGCCAGGCGCCGAATTTCTCGCCGTCGTCGACCAGCGTGATGGCTCGCGCCCGGCCACGTCGGCCCGCGAGGAACTCCAGGATGCGGGCCGGCTCCGCGAACGGGACCAGGTACCGGAGGCGCATGCTGATCGGGAAGACGGCGACCGTCTCCCCCTGTTCCTCGGTGAGGTAGTAGCCCTCGAGCCCATCCGGATCGAGCCCCGCGAGGGCGAAGTGGGCATCGTCGACCAGCACGTACTCGATGCCGGCTTCGCGAAGCGGCTTCGGCAGGTGCGGTTCCCACACCCGCTCGGCCAGCCACATCCCCCGGCAGCGCGCCCCGAAGTGACGCCGGAGGAAGTCGGAGAGCCGCTGGATCTGCCCGACCTTGTCGCAATCGGGAAGCACCGGAAGGATCGGCTCGTAGAAGCCGCCGGTGAGGAACTCGACCCGGCCCGCCTGGACCAGATCGCCGAGCAGATCGAACGTGGCCGGGGCGCGCTCCTTGAGCCACTCGAGGAGACCCCCCGAGATGTGCATGGTCAGGATGATCTCGGGGAACTCCTTGACGAGCGTCAGGAAGGGGTGGTAGGCGTCCCGGCAGACCTCGGCGACCACATCGTCCAGGTTCCCCACCGGCTGGTGGTTGTGGATCCCGAAGAGGAAGTAGAGGTCGGCGCCCGTGCCCCCGCCGGGGTCACTCACGACTGAGATCCCGGTGGGTCACGGTGGGCGGGACTCCCAGCTCCTCGAAGAAGGAGCGGAGCTCTTCCACCAGGGCCACCGAGCGGTGCCGGCCTCCGGTGCAACCGATCGCCACCGTGAGGTAGGCTTTGCCCTCCCGCTGGTAGAGCGGCACGAGGAAGGCGAGCAGCGCCCGCAGCCGGTCGACGAGCTGGCGGCTCTCCGCGTGTGCCAGAATGAACTCTCTGACCGCGGCGTCGCGGCCGTCCAGGTTCCTGAGGCCCTCGACGAAGTGCGGGTTGGGGAGGAAGCGGACGTCGAAGACCAGGTCGGCGTCGTACGGGATCCCGTGCTTGTACCCGAAGGAGACCAGGGACACGGAGAGCGCGGGGCGCACTCCCTCGCGTCCGTAGGTCTCCACCAGCAGCTCCTTGAGCTGGTGGACGGTGAGCACGGACGTGTCGATGATCCGGTCGGCGATCTCCTTCAGGTTGGCCATGGCCTTCCGCTCGGCCCGGATCCCCTCGAGGATGTTCCCGTTCCCGGCGAGCGGGTGCCGGCGGCGGGTCTCGTGGTAGCGACGGACCAGGGCCTCGTCGCCCGCGTCGAGGAAGAGCACCTCCGTGGGGTGGTCCTTCGCCCGGAGCGCCTGGAGGATCTCCACCAGGTGGACCAGGTACTCTCCCTCACGGACGTCCACGCCGAGCGCGATCCGCCGGATCTCCCGGGTCGACTGGGTGCACAGATCGGCGAAGGTGGGGATCAGCGTGGTCGGGAGGTTATCGACGCAGAAGTACCCCATGTCCTCGAAGCACTTGATCGCGTAGCTCTTGCCGGCCCCGCTCAGCCCCGTGATGATGACGAAGCGCAAGCGCTCGTTCATGCCCTACGCCACGGGCTCGATGAGGCCGAGCGCCCCGTCCTTCCGGCGATAGAGGACGTTGAGCGCGTCGGTGGCCGCATTGGTGAAGACCAGGAACTGGTCGCGGCGAAGCCCGAGCTGCATGGCGGCCTCCTCGACGGACATCGGCTTCGGCGCCACCTGCCGACGCGACACGACCACCGGCGTGTTGCCCGCCTCCCCGGTGTCGCGAGGGATCCTGAGGGGTGCCCGCCGCGGGGAGACGCGGAGCTTGCGCTGGCGGAGCCGGTCCTTGGTCTGGC
This portion of the Candidatus Rokuibacteriota bacterium genome encodes:
- a CDS encoding DUF1926 domain-containing protein, which codes for MSDPGGGTGADLYFLFGIHNHQPVGNLDDVVAEVCRDAYHPFLTLVKEFPEIILTMHISGGLLEWLKERAPATFDLLGDLVQAGRVEFLTGGFYEPILPVLPDCDKVGQIQRLSDFLRRHFGARCRGMWLAERVWEPHLPKPLREAGIEYVLVDDAHFALAGLDPDGLEGYYLTEEQGETVAVFPISMRLRYLVPFAEPARILEFLAGRRGRARAITLVDDGEKFGAWPGTHRLVYEEGWLLRFFETLASADWLRLTTFSRYLDRFPPAGRVYLPSAAYQEMGEWALPVEAGDSLAAIRAQLGSLAGGAAVAGWLRGGFWRNFLVKYPEANDCYWKMLRLSRAIHTAAAARPDDPRLAAARVELWRGQGNDAYWHGVFGGLYLPHLRRATKSALIAADRLLGEATGISSSRWRHEDVNGDGRVEVAIRTRVLSLVVNPEAGGSVTELAYLPKGLDLADVLTRRRETYHTQVGSTGPGETAGRVRTIHERAAAKEAGLGELLAYDRFRRASLLDGLFPAGAVLDPLHPWDGGLLTLADWGMETTVAESSDGVTVRLSAPSVHGWPLELEKDLVVPPAEARIRVVYRLRWRGSERLTARWGVQWNLVLTAGAAPGRYLELPGRPSLASRGDADGRLELSLVDEWIGAEIVVGWSQPARAAWAPVETVSLSEAGFERIYQGLAVLLCWPVELVTDGEWQQAIELKVVDRLTSGG
- the rapZ gene encoding RNase adapter RapZ, whose translation is MRFVIITGLSGAGKSYAIKCFEDMGYFCVDNLPTTLIPTFADLCTQSTREIRRIALGVDVREGEYLVHLVEILQALRAKDHPTEVLFLDAGDEALVRRYHETRRRHPLAGNGNILEGIRAERKAMANLKEIADRIIDTSVLTVHQLKELLVETYGREGVRPALSVSLVSFGYKHGIPYDADLVFDVRFLPNPHFVEGLRNLDGRDAAVREFILAHAESRQLVDRLRALLAFLVPLYQREGKAYLTVAIGCTGGRHRSVALVEELRSFFEELGVPPTVTHRDLSRE
- the raiA gene encoding ribosome-associated translation inhibitor RaiA, translated to MQVIISGRGVVLTPAFKARIGQKVQKFSRILPKIHEAKVVLSAEKYRRTAEVTLLGKGRIFHSEETAPDLAAAVDLAVEALARQVRQTKDRLRQRKLRVSPRRAPLRIPRDTGEAGNTPVVVSRRQVAPKPMSVEEAAMQLGLRRDQFLVFTNAATDALNVLYRRKDGALGLIEPVA